A single window of Drosophila suzukii chromosome 3, CBGP_Dsuzu_IsoJpt1.0, whole genome shotgun sequence DNA harbors:
- the hdly gene encoding uncharacterized protein hdly isoform X1, with translation MSKISRPASQPKEMNRTALSTGSTSRRLPALLFVLLLGLVAQTTGRPSPEDESDLAIIPPDTDNVEIHKVKFVNGVMQKDHPVIMYKEDFVSEDYDPTKNESNPVRHKKHKRTHHHRVEPQQENDGDPILFDILPDKPIVLEEDLKAPLVTSIEVAELAGPVKKEAITKHPKKYHSRQRRQTYGQYQNELVLQYYYAKPQKQEVPVLVYYKRLPVAGKPAILSGPLPNRYNPNPPFIENRGEFDLIHESDPAQADFTIYNTTRTTRPPMTTRPPPFPPAGRPIAVDPIRRPQQTGAPPLAATEPKVSKCVWAIVNCCTSDSKKIRYNCFETFGCHGAFWGINPCADEDVKQDDLVPLAGFSPPGFPQSESQPAPAPASVSAPRRPFSRTDGFHFPQDHGYQENSTCQRASKLCCSQRNIGSQYECFHHHGCNESISTIISTCS, from the exons ACCCGCCAGCCAACCGAAGGAGATGAATCGAACTGCGCTGTCCACTGGCAGCACCAGCCGCAGACTTCCGGCTCTCTTGTTTGTCCTGCTGCTCGGCCTGGTGGCCCAGACCACCGGTCGTCCTTCGCCGGAGGACGAGAGCGACTTGGCCATCATACCGCCGGATACCGACAATGTGGAG ATCCATAAAGTAAAGTTCGTGAATGGTGTCATGCAGAAGGATCATCCGGTGATCATGTACAAGGAGGACTTCGTCAGTGAGGACTATG ATCCCACTAAGAATGAGTCAAATCCTGTTCGCCACAAGAAGCACAAGCGAACGCATCATCATCGTGTGGAGCCACAGCAGGAGAACGACGGGGACCCGATCCTTTTCGACATCCTGCCCGACAAGCCGATCGTGCTGGAGGAAGACCTTAAAGCTCCACTGGTCACTTCCATCGAAGTCGCCGAACTGGCGGGACCCGTCAAGAAAGAGGCAATAACGAAACATCCCAAGAAGTACCACAGTCGCCAGCGACGACAGACCTATGGACAATATCAAAATGAACTTGTCCTCCAATATTACTATGCCAAACCCCAAAAACAAGAGGTGCCAGTTTTAGTCTATTA TAAGCGGCTTCCGGTGGCGGGTAAACCAGCCATTCTGTCGGGACCACTACCTAATCGTTATAATCCGAACCCACCTTTCATTGAAAATAGAGGTGAATTTGACTTGATACACGAATCAGATCCAGCACAGGCCGATTTTACCATATATAACACTACCAGGACCACGCGACCTCCAA TGACCACAAGGCCGCCGCCCTTCCCGCCCGCTGGGAGACCTATTGCGGTAGATCCCATCCGGAGGCCCCAACAGACGGGGGCCCCCCCGTTGGCCGCCACTGAGCCCAAGGTCAGCAAGTGCGTGTGGGCGATCGTGAACTGCTGCACCAGCGACAGCAAGAAGATCCGGTACAACTGCTTCGAGACGTTCGGCTGCCATGGCGCCTTTTGGGGCATCAATCCGTGTGCCGATGAAGATGTGAAGCAAG ACGATCTGGTGCCCCTAGCCGGTTTCTCGCCCCCCGGATTCCCCCAATCCGAATCCCAACCAGCACCAGCCCCAGCCTCAGTTTCTGCCCCCCGACGTCCGTTCTCCAGGACAG ATGGTTTCCATTTTCCACAGGACCACGGCTACCAGGAAAATAGCACTTGCCAGCGGGCCTCGAAGCTCTGCTGCTCCCAGAGAAATATTGGATCCCAGTACGAGTGCTTCCACCATCACGGCTGCAACGAGAGCATCTCGACCATTATATCCACCTGCTCCTAG
- the hdly gene encoding uncharacterized protein hdly isoform X2 yields MNRTALSTGSTSRRLPALLFVLLLGLVAQTTGRPSPEDESDLAIIPPDTDNVEIHKVKFVNGVMQKDHPVIMYKEDFVSEDYDPTKNESNPVRHKKHKRTHHHRVEPQQENDGDPILFDILPDKPIVLEEDLKAPLVTSIEVAELAGPVKKEAITKHPKKYHSRQRRQTYGQYQNELVLQYYYAKPQKQEVPVLVYYKRLPVAGKPAILSGPLPNRYNPNPPFIENRGEFDLIHESDPAQADFTIYNTTRTTRPPMTTRPPPFPPAGRPIAVDPIRRPQQTGAPPLAATEPKVSKCVWAIVNCCTSDSKKIRYNCFETFGCHGAFWGINPCADEDVKQDDLVPLAGFSPPGFPQSESQPAPAPASVSAPRRPFSRTDGFHFPQDHGYQENSTCQRASKLCCSQRNIGSQYECFHHHGCNESISTIISTCS; encoded by the exons ATGAATCGAACTGCGCTGTCCACTGGCAGCACCAGCCGCAGACTTCCGGCTCTCTTGTTTGTCCTGCTGCTCGGCCTGGTGGCCCAGACCACCGGTCGTCCTTCGCCGGAGGACGAGAGCGACTTGGCCATCATACCGCCGGATACCGACAATGTGGAG ATCCATAAAGTAAAGTTCGTGAATGGTGTCATGCAGAAGGATCATCCGGTGATCATGTACAAGGAGGACTTCGTCAGTGAGGACTATG ATCCCACTAAGAATGAGTCAAATCCTGTTCGCCACAAGAAGCACAAGCGAACGCATCATCATCGTGTGGAGCCACAGCAGGAGAACGACGGGGACCCGATCCTTTTCGACATCCTGCCCGACAAGCCGATCGTGCTGGAGGAAGACCTTAAAGCTCCACTGGTCACTTCCATCGAAGTCGCCGAACTGGCGGGACCCGTCAAGAAAGAGGCAATAACGAAACATCCCAAGAAGTACCACAGTCGCCAGCGACGACAGACCTATGGACAATATCAAAATGAACTTGTCCTCCAATATTACTATGCCAAACCCCAAAAACAAGAGGTGCCAGTTTTAGTCTATTA TAAGCGGCTTCCGGTGGCGGGTAAACCAGCCATTCTGTCGGGACCACTACCTAATCGTTATAATCCGAACCCACCTTTCATTGAAAATAGAGGTGAATTTGACTTGATACACGAATCAGATCCAGCACAGGCCGATTTTACCATATATAACACTACCAGGACCACGCGACCTCCAA TGACCACAAGGCCGCCGCCCTTCCCGCCCGCTGGGAGACCTATTGCGGTAGATCCCATCCGGAGGCCCCAACAGACGGGGGCCCCCCCGTTGGCCGCCACTGAGCCCAAGGTCAGCAAGTGCGTGTGGGCGATCGTGAACTGCTGCACCAGCGACAGCAAGAAGATCCGGTACAACTGCTTCGAGACGTTCGGCTGCCATGGCGCCTTTTGGGGCATCAATCCGTGTGCCGATGAAGATGTGAAGCAAG ACGATCTGGTGCCCCTAGCCGGTTTCTCGCCCCCCGGATTCCCCCAATCCGAATCCCAACCAGCACCAGCCCCAGCCTCAGTTTCTGCCCCCCGACGTCCGTTCTCCAGGACAG ATGGTTTCCATTTTCCACAGGACCACGGCTACCAGGAAAATAGCACTTGCCAGCGGGCCTCGAAGCTCTGCTGCTCCCAGAGAAATATTGGATCCCAGTACGAGTGCTTCCACCATCACGGCTGCAACGAGAGCATCTCGACCATTATATCCACCTGCTCCTAG
- the hdly gene encoding uncharacterized protein hdly isoform X4, which yields MNRTALSTGSTSRRLPALLFVLLLGLVAQTTGRPSPEDESDLAIIPPDTDNVEIHKVKFVNGVMQKDHPVIMYKEDFVSEDYDPTKNESNPVRHKKHKRTHHHRVEPQQENDGDPILFDILPDKPIVLEEDLKAPLVTSIEVAELAGPVKKEAITKHPKKYHSRQRRQTYGQYQNELVLQYYYAKPQKQEVPVLVYYKRLPVAGKPAILSGPLPNRYNPNPPFIENRGEFDLIHESDPAQADFTIYNTTRTTRPPNDLVPLAGFSPPGFPQSESQPAPAPASVSAPRRPFSRTDGFHFPQDHGYQENSTCQRASKLCCSQRNIGSQYECFHHHGCNESISTIISTCS from the exons ATGAATCGAACTGCGCTGTCCACTGGCAGCACCAGCCGCAGACTTCCGGCTCTCTTGTTTGTCCTGCTGCTCGGCCTGGTGGCCCAGACCACCGGTCGTCCTTCGCCGGAGGACGAGAGCGACTTGGCCATCATACCGCCGGATACCGACAATGTGGAG ATCCATAAAGTAAAGTTCGTGAATGGTGTCATGCAGAAGGATCATCCGGTGATCATGTACAAGGAGGACTTCGTCAGTGAGGACTATG ATCCCACTAAGAATGAGTCAAATCCTGTTCGCCACAAGAAGCACAAGCGAACGCATCATCATCGTGTGGAGCCACAGCAGGAGAACGACGGGGACCCGATCCTTTTCGACATCCTGCCCGACAAGCCGATCGTGCTGGAGGAAGACCTTAAAGCTCCACTGGTCACTTCCATCGAAGTCGCCGAACTGGCGGGACCCGTCAAGAAAGAGGCAATAACGAAACATCCCAAGAAGTACCACAGTCGCCAGCGACGACAGACCTATGGACAATATCAAAATGAACTTGTCCTCCAATATTACTATGCCAAACCCCAAAAACAAGAGGTGCCAGTTTTAGTCTATTA TAAGCGGCTTCCGGTGGCGGGTAAACCAGCCATTCTGTCGGGACCACTACCTAATCGTTATAATCCGAACCCACCTTTCATTGAAAATAGAGGTGAATTTGACTTGATACACGAATCAGATCCAGCACAGGCCGATTTTACCATATATAACACTACCAGGACCACGCGACCTCCAA ACGATCTGGTGCCCCTAGCCGGTTTCTCGCCCCCCGGATTCCCCCAATCCGAATCCCAACCAGCACCAGCCCCAGCCTCAGTTTCTGCCCCCCGACGTCCGTTCTCCAGGACAG ATGGTTTCCATTTTCCACAGGACCACGGCTACCAGGAAAATAGCACTTGCCAGCGGGCCTCGAAGCTCTGCTGCTCCCAGAGAAATATTGGATCCCAGTACGAGTGCTTCCACCATCACGGCTGCAACGAGAGCATCTCGACCATTATATCCACCTGCTCCTAG
- the hdly gene encoding uncharacterized protein hdly isoform X3: MNRTALSTGSTSRRLPALLFVLLLGLVAQTTGRPSPEDESDLAIIPPDTDNVEIHKVKFVNGVMQKDHPVIMYKEDFVSEDYDPTKNESNPVRHKKHKRTHHHRVEPQQENDGDPILFDILPDKPIVLEEDLKAPLVTSIEVAELAGPVKKEAITKHPKKYHSRQRRQTYGQYQNELVLQYYYAKPQKQEVPVLVYYKRLPVAGKPAILSGPLPNRYNPNPPFIENRGEFDLIHESDPAQADFTIYNTTRTTRPPMTTRPPPFPPAGRPIAVDPIRRPQQTGAPPLAATEPKVSKCVWAIVNCCTSDSKKIRYNCFETFGCHGAFWGINPCADEDVKQGALTKVLNAYQ; the protein is encoded by the exons ATGAATCGAACTGCGCTGTCCACTGGCAGCACCAGCCGCAGACTTCCGGCTCTCTTGTTTGTCCTGCTGCTCGGCCTGGTGGCCCAGACCACCGGTCGTCCTTCGCCGGAGGACGAGAGCGACTTGGCCATCATACCGCCGGATACCGACAATGTGGAG ATCCATAAAGTAAAGTTCGTGAATGGTGTCATGCAGAAGGATCATCCGGTGATCATGTACAAGGAGGACTTCGTCAGTGAGGACTATG ATCCCACTAAGAATGAGTCAAATCCTGTTCGCCACAAGAAGCACAAGCGAACGCATCATCATCGTGTGGAGCCACAGCAGGAGAACGACGGGGACCCGATCCTTTTCGACATCCTGCCCGACAAGCCGATCGTGCTGGAGGAAGACCTTAAAGCTCCACTGGTCACTTCCATCGAAGTCGCCGAACTGGCGGGACCCGTCAAGAAAGAGGCAATAACGAAACATCCCAAGAAGTACCACAGTCGCCAGCGACGACAGACCTATGGACAATATCAAAATGAACTTGTCCTCCAATATTACTATGCCAAACCCCAAAAACAAGAGGTGCCAGTTTTAGTCTATTA TAAGCGGCTTCCGGTGGCGGGTAAACCAGCCATTCTGTCGGGACCACTACCTAATCGTTATAATCCGAACCCACCTTTCATTGAAAATAGAGGTGAATTTGACTTGATACACGAATCAGATCCAGCACAGGCCGATTTTACCATATATAACACTACCAGGACCACGCGACCTCCAA TGACCACAAGGCCGCCGCCCTTCCCGCCCGCTGGGAGACCTATTGCGGTAGATCCCATCCGGAGGCCCCAACAGACGGGGGCCCCCCCGTTGGCCGCCACTGAGCCCAAGGTCAGCAAGTGCGTGTGGGCGATCGTGAACTGCTGCACCAGCGACAGCAAGAAGATCCGGTACAACTGCTTCGAGACGTTCGGCTGCCATGGCGCCTTTTGGGGCATCAATCCGTGTGCCGATGAAGATGTGAAGCAAGGTGCGCTTACCAAGGTCCTGAATGCCTACCAATAG
- the Tim17a1 gene encoding probable mitochondrial import inner membrane translocase subunit Tim17 3 has translation MEYNRQPCPIRIVEDCGCAFMMGTIGGSLFEFLKGFRNAPSGVRRGLYGGFDSVKMRTPAIAGSFAIWGATFSTVDCVLVSYRQREDAWNSIASGAATGAILAARSGLRAMANSALVGCLVLAMIEAAGAAVATINADDTGTETFINPHRAQWEAYHSAYRQMGVSSQDFADAEFEQVLEKCRAYRGQIVLQDATLGSSELNSFDRESEEKGNHSLLDLVKLAENF, from the coding sequence ATGGAGTACAACCGCCAGCCGTGTCCCATTAGGATTGTAGAAGATTGCGGGTGCGCTTTTATGATGGGCACCATCGGAGGGTCGCTGTTTGAGTTCCTCAAAGGGTTCCGTAACGCACCGTCAGGAGTGCGACGCGGCCTTTACGGCGGCTTTGATTCGGTGAAGATGCGGACGCCAGCCATCGCCGGCAGTTTTGCCATTTGGGGAGCCACCTTCAGCACGGTGGACTGCGTCCTGGTCTCCTATCGCCAAAGGGAGGATGCCTGGAATTCGATCGCCAGTGGAGCAGCCACCGGCGCAATTTTGGCAGCCCGTAGTGGTCTTCGGGCCATGGCCAATAGTGCTCTTGTGGGCTGCCTGGTTTTGGCCATGATAGAAGCAGCCGGTGCAGCAGTAGCCACCATCAATGCAGACGATACCGGGACGGAAACATTCATCAATCCACATCGGGCTCAGTGGGAGGCTTATCACAGTGCGTACAGGCAAATGGGCGTTTCCTCGCAAGATTTTGCTGACGCGGAATTTGAGCAAGTGCTGGAAAAATGCCGAGCGTACAGGGGCCAAATTGTACTGCAGGATGCAACATTAGGTTCTAGCGAATTAAATAGTTTCGACCGGGAGTCAGAAGAGAAGGGGAATCACTCCCTACTGGATCTCGTCAAACTGGCTGAAAACTTCTAA